The following are encoded in a window of Providencia rettgeri genomic DNA:
- the exbD gene encoding TonB system transport protein ExbD: MAMRLGDEQDDSGEMHEINVTPFIDVMLVLLIIFMVAAPLATVDIKVDLPASTAKPQPRPEKPVFLTVKADSQLFIGDQAVSKEQLSATLDQATNANKETTIFFQADKSVDYETMMDVMNALRQSGYLKIGLVGMEATTSK, from the coding sequence ATGGCAATGCGTTTAGGTGACGAACAAGATGATAGCGGTGAAATGCATGAAATTAACGTGACACCGTTTATCGATGTGATGTTAGTTTTATTGATTATCTTTATGGTCGCGGCACCATTGGCTACAGTTGATATTAAGGTCGACTTGCCTGCTTCAACAGCGAAGCCTCAGCCACGGCCAGAAAAACCTGTATTTTTAACCGTTAAAGCCGATAGTCAACTCTTTATTGGTGATCAAGCCGTATCGAAAGAGCAGCTTTCTGCCACGCTTGATCAAGCGACAAATGCAAATAAAGAAACAACGATTTTCTTCCAAGCAGATAAGAGTGTTGATTATGAAACAATGATGGATGTGATGAATGCATTGCGTCAGTCGGGTTACCTGAAAATCGGCTTAGTGGGGATGGAAGCAACGACTTCTAAATAG
- the yedE gene encoding selenium metabolism membrane protein YedE/FdhT: MTWSDFKSHYLIAFWKPLPAVIAAGILSTYYFGLTGTFWAVTGEFTRWGGHIMQLFGAHPETWGYFKVIGFEGTPLDRIDGVMIIGMFAGCFAAALWANNIKLRMPQHRIRIFQAILGGIIAGFGARLAMGCNLAAFFTGIPQFSLHAWYFAVATAVGSYFGAKFTLMPMFRIPVKLKKVSAASPLTQNHDVAKRRFKLGMIIFTLALAWGFYTLLDSPVMGFAILCGIGFGLLIERAQICFTSAFRDLWITGRTHMAKAIIIGMAVSAIGIFSYVQLGATPKILWAGPNAVIGGLLFGFGIVLAGGCETGWMYRAVEGQVHYWWVGFGNIIGATVLAYYWDDLGPWLATDFDKVNLLETFGPQGGLLVTYALLAVAFVLMLVWEKHFFRKRTQNSTQTSAEAV; encoded by the coding sequence ATGACTTGGTCTGATTTCAAATCTCACTATCTCATCGCTTTTTGGAAACCTTTACCTGCTGTTATTGCTGCCGGTATTTTATCAACCTACTATTTCGGCCTAACGGGCACATTTTGGGCAGTCACGGGGGAGTTTACTCGCTGGGGCGGGCACATCATGCAGCTTTTTGGCGCACATCCTGAAACATGGGGCTATTTCAAAGTCATTGGTTTTGAAGGCACTCCTCTAGATCGTATTGATGGTGTCATGATCATTGGGATGTTTGCGGGGTGCTTTGCTGCTGCACTTTGGGCAAATAATATTAAACTACGGATGCCACAGCACCGTATTCGTATTTTCCAAGCTATTCTAGGCGGTATTATTGCTGGATTTGGCGCACGTTTAGCAATGGGATGTAATTTAGCGGCATTTTTTACTGGGATCCCTCAGTTTTCGCTACACGCGTGGTATTTTGCGGTGGCAACCGCAGTCGGATCATATTTCGGTGCCAAGTTTACATTGATGCCTATGTTTAGGATCCCAGTTAAACTGAAGAAAGTCAGTGCAGCATCACCATTAACGCAAAATCACGATGTGGCTAAACGACGCTTTAAGTTAGGGATGATTATTTTTACGCTAGCATTAGCATGGGGTTTTTATACTTTACTTGATTCACCTGTAATGGGCTTTGCTATCCTCTGCGGAATTGGCTTTGGTCTATTGATTGAACGTGCACAGATTTGTTTTACTTCCGCTTTTCGCGACTTATGGATCACTGGCCGAACTCACATGGCTAAAGCGATTATTATTGGGATGGCAGTCAGTGCGATTGGGATCTTCAGTTACGTCCAACTAGGTGCTACACCTAAAATTTTATGGGCGGGACCAAATGCAGTGATTGGTGGCTTACTATTTGGTTTTGGTATTGTCCTTGCAGGTGGCTGTGAAACAGGTTGGATGTATCGCGCAGTGGAAGGGCAGGTTCACTATTGGTGGGTTGGCTTCGGTAATATTATCGGTGCAACTGTTTTGGCATATTATTGGGATGATTTAGGCCCTTGGTTAGCAACCGATTTTGATAAAGTGAATTTATTAGAGACCTTCGGACCGCAAGGTGGCTTATTAGTAACGTATGCATTATTAGCTGTGGCTTTTGTGCTGATGTTAGTCTGGGAAAAACACTTTTTCCGTAAACGTACACAAAATTCAACGCAAACATCTGCGGAGGCAGTATGA
- the yedF gene encoding sulfurtransferase-like selenium metabolism protein YedF: MSNKEIIPDYRLDMVGEPCPYPAVATLEAMPSLKSGEILEVVSDCPQSINNIPLDAKNYGYTVLDIQQDGPTIRYLIQK, encoded by the coding sequence ATGAGTAACAAAGAGATCATTCCTGATTATCGTTTAGATATGGTAGGAGAACCTTGCCCATACCCAGCAGTAGCGACATTAGAAGCGATGCCATCACTAAAAAGCGGTGAAATTTTGGAAGTGGTGAGCGACTGTCCACAATCGATTAATAATATTCCGCTAGATGCAAAAAACTATGGTTATACTGTTTTGGATATCCAACAAGATGGACCGACTATACGTTATCTTATCCAAAAGTAA
- a CDS encoding GNAT family N-acetyltransferase, producing the protein MKELIEPEVDENSLVTLQKVTADNFSEICLLSHTLSEAQRNMVADNAYSMVEAQFSDCAWYRGIYADDTPVGFIMLHSGLDDDELEYDGIMLWRFMIAEPYQKLGFGREALIQVIRYLKKKGYPRLYNSCGEGEESPFEFYKKLGFVPTGAYMDDECELVLDITNWQEQEE; encoded by the coding sequence ATGAAAGAGCTTATCGAACCTGAAGTGGATGAAAATTCATTAGTTACCTTACAAAAAGTGACTGCGGATAACTTCTCTGAAATTTGCCTACTTAGCCATACATTGAGTGAAGCGCAACGTAACATGGTCGCTGATAATGCTTACTCAATGGTAGAGGCTCAATTTTCAGACTGTGCGTGGTATAGGGGAATTTACGCAGATGATACTCCCGTTGGATTTATCATGCTGCATTCTGGTTTAGATGACGACGAGCTCGAATATGATGGCATCATGCTTTGGCGCTTTATGATAGCGGAGCCCTATCAAAAATTAGGGTTTGGTCGCGAAGCATTAATTCAAGTGATACGTTATCTGAAAAAGAAAGGCTATCCGCGCCTTTATAATAGCTGCGGTGAAGGGGAAGAAAGCCCATTTGAGTTCTATAAAAAGCTTGGTTTTGTTCCAACGGGTGCTTATATGGATGACGAATGTGAGTTGGTTCTAGATATTACGAATTGGCAAGAACAAGAAGAGTAA
- the rdgC gene encoding recombination-associated protein RdgC yields the protein MWFKNILVYRLNRDLALSADDLEKQLAALAYHPCGSQDMMQTGWVAPMNGAEALTHAAGNQILICAKKEEKMLPSPVIKQEVQDKIEKLEADQGRKLKKTEKDALKDEVVHTLLPRAFSKFSKTYIWIDTVNQLIIVDAASAKRAEDNLALLRKSLGSLPVVPLTFKDPIELTLTEWIRSGSLPQGFAVMDEAELKAILEEGGIIRCKKQDLISDEIATHIEAGKLVTKLALDWEERIQFMLSDDGSLKRIKFSDTLKEQNDDIAKEDYAQKFDADYVLMTGELSALIARLIDVLGGEAEH from the coding sequence ATGTGGTTCAAGAATATATTAGTCTATCGCCTGAATCGAGATTTGGCACTCTCAGCAGATGATCTGGAAAAACAACTTGCCGCACTTGCCTATCACCCTTGTGGCAGCCAAGACATGATGCAGACAGGTTGGGTCGCACCAATGAATGGGGCGGAAGCCTTAACCCACGCAGCAGGCAACCAAATTCTTATTTGTGCGAAAAAAGAAGAAAAAATGCTGCCATCTCCTGTTATTAAGCAAGAAGTACAAGACAAAATTGAAAAACTCGAAGCAGACCAAGGGCGAAAACTCAAAAAAACGGAAAAAGACGCCTTAAAAGATGAGGTTGTTCACACCTTATTGCCTCGAGCATTCAGTAAATTTAGCAAAACCTATATTTGGATTGATACCGTCAATCAACTCATCATTGTGGATGCGGCCAGTGCGAAACGCGCGGAAGACAACTTAGCCTTATTACGCAAAAGCTTGGGCTCTCTTCCTGTTGTTCCACTGACATTTAAAGATCCGATTGAACTAACACTAACCGAGTGGATCCGTTCGGGCTCTCTTCCTCAAGGTTTTGCGGTGATGGATGAAGCTGAACTAAAAGCGATCTTAGAAGAAGGTGGAATTATTCGTTGTAAAAAACAAGATCTTATCTCTGATGAAATTGCAACACACATTGAAGCTGGCAAACTAGTAACAAAATTAGCCCTAGATTGGGAAGAGCGCATTCAGTTTATGTTGTCTGATGATGGTTCACTAAAACGAATTAAATTCAGTGATACACTGAAAGAGCAAAACGATGATATCGCCAAAGAAGATTATGCTCAAAAATTTGATGCGGATTACGTCTTAATGACTGGGGAACTGAGTGCCTTAATCGCGCGCTTAATTGATGTTCTTGGCGGCGAAGCAGAACACTAA